The genomic DNA TTAGCATAATTAACATTCTTTTGTTATGTGAAAGTCTTATTAAACAACTTCTTAACATAATTAGTATTCTTTTGTTATGTGAAAGTCTTATTTAACTATGTAATTAATTAAGTCAGGTCTAACTTCTTtcatatttgttttatttatttatttatttttttgaacggcaaatttggatcactgacggactactggagtatcatcgtgtcaccagcagaaccacccgatcatatccatctccacaaggcaataatgcctatacactaATTTAGGAAGAAACCTAATAAATCTAGGAAAACCCtctttgtgagaatcgaacccataacctaatggtcataagtcttatcccacctccaagataccactaggctataatgccatgggttcATATTTGTTTTATTAAGAAGAAAACTTAAATCTTAAATGATTAATAAGAAATAGTTATGAAACTATTAGTTGATAAAAAAgttacaaactttagtgacacaAAGTAGTCTTTATAAGGCCACTACAACAACCCCCTCCCTCCACACTTTGAATACACATTTTTTATTACAGTCTCATGGAAGATCACCTCAACTGTATTCTTGATTGCCCATATTTGTTCCAAGAAAAGGTACCCttttcatttttcttcttctttttatcCATACTTTTACTTCAATTTCATAACTTTCAACTAAAACTAATGCATAATCACttcaaattttaatattataattggATCTTGAAATGAAACAGAACATAGAAGAACTAAAGCACTCACTATGGTCAACAACAATGGAGCTTGAAGCAAACAGAATAAGGGTCCAAGAACAGATCAAAGCAAGAGATGCTCAATTAACTCAACTCAAACATCTTCTCAACAACGCGGTTAGCGAACGAAACGAAGCTCGAAACAACTACCAATCCCTCCTCTTAGACAAACTTCTTCTCCAACACCAACTCCACCATCAAACCACCACAGCTCTGCCACACTCCAGTGTTTCATGTGTTGAAGATGACCCCATCAGTGAAGAAAGCATTGAAAATCCAGTGCAAGTGCCACAGGTGCCGACGAAGGGGTTGCCGGAAAATGGGAAGTTTTTAGAAGCTGTGATGAATGCAGGGCCATTGTTACAGAACCTTCTCCTGGCTGGATCACTTCCGAATTGGCGTCAACCGCCTCCGCCACTAGACGGGCTCCAGATACCGTCTCCGCCGTTGGTGGTCCCGACTCGGCCAGCCCATCATCTACTCAGTCAAGATTATTTACATAATGTTAGTAGTAATTGTTTGTTTAAGAAGAAAAGGGGTATTTCTGAAGACACTGTTTCTTCCACAAATACCAAGTACCAAAGAATTTCCCTTAATTAtgataaataaaaatatttaaaaatagttaattttacatttttttaattatgataaataaaaatatttaaaaatagttaattttacaatttttttaaacaTCTAGGAGTTCAGAAGTTTATTCTGATGTGAAGTTGATGAGATGGTGATGTATCATTAGGATCTTGTCTGTGTTTTAGGGGCGGGACCTACCTCTTGACAAGGGGTAACCCCGTTGCCCTTTGACGCTCCGACAATAGtttaaattttggaaaaaaatgacgtttttcgatttcgttacctcTTTTTCTTGAAATGTTGCCCCTCTAACGgttttttctagatccgccacctGCTGTGTTATTAGGAGTTGTGGTGGATTTAGGTACGACTAGTAGGGTTCGGGTTGGACCCACAAATAAGAATCAAAATCTACTAGAACGTGTTTTGGTTTGATTGCATACTACAATTATTGTAGTTGCATTGAAACAAGGGCAACTCTACAGTCTACAGGAGTATCAACAACACGCGCCGTGACTGGCGGGCTCCACGTCGTCTGGAGACTATGAACCAACTCGGCATTTTTCTTTTCCACGGACGGTACCACCTTTCTCTTTCCTTCTACCATTTGTCTATTACTAAACTTGGGTTCCTCGGTCACAGACGGTCTATTCCTCCGTTTCTTTCCACGCCTATAATCGTAGATGATTGAAAAGCTAAACATATTCCCATTTTCATTTTTCCATATAAAGAATCCCATTAAAACATTTTGTATGTTATTATCATCTAACTTGTTTTGACCATTAGTAGTACACCTTTTTTATTTCACAGGAGGACGGTTTTGCATCCGACAGACAAAAAAAATCACCAACGACGTATTGTGTTGTTATGTCTATGGGTAGTTAAGGGCTCGTCCTTTGGACGACTCACAAACAAGACTTTTATAGGCTTACATCAGATTTTTTCTTATTTTCCTTTTTGTTATAAAtgtatttataaaacttttaaACATGAAACTGTCATAAAATAAACTTATTAGTTTAAGAActtatatctatatctatactatattagaATGGATTTGAGAACGATACCAACAAAATTTAAGTTATTATAATCATTTATGCTTATGGTACAACAAGTTAATGAAGTTAATAAGAGGACAAAACGGTCTTTTTACATGGAAAAAGAAAAAAGCTTAACCTAAAAGAACTAAATCTTGTAGTTAAAACCTAAAAGAATTAAATCCGGGTCATGTCCATTGGACCAAGGGCGGACCTAGCTTGTTAATAGGGGTAGCCACCGTTACCCCTTAACGCTCCGACagtagtgtaaattttgaaaaaaattgacgttttttcAATTTGTTACCCCGTTTTTTGAAACGTAGTCCCTATAatgattttctagatccgccactacGGTCCACGGTAGTAACTTTTCTTACAATTACATTATCTTTTATTGATTAATCGGATTTTGTCAAACAGTGAACACCATAAAAAAGATTATTTAAAGgaggtgtttgggttagcttaatTAATCAGTTAACAAAATGCAACAAGCTTAGCTTAGCCAACCACTTTCCCAAGCATATTTTTGCACATAAACACTCCCTACACGTGATTAATATAATCACAAAATTATACTATTAAAAGAAGGGGTTGGCTAAATGTAACCTTTCCTTTTACTTTTCATGTAATCTTATCATCATTGTCATCCACGTCTTTCGTGTAAACTTTTGTTATTTTCTAAATATATTGTAGCTGAAAGTTAGTTTATTTTTTTACACACTGTTTTTTTTTAATCAGATAGAACTAATCAAAAACAACAATTTTAAAATTATGGTTGAATTTCTGTttgatatatctttaaaaaaaatatcgATTATAATAAGAAGATGAACATGGACTTATAGCAAATgtagttttctttttttttttttttcataaacaacGTTAAATGTTTTTAATTTGGTATAACAGGGAGTATTTTAAGTGAGAACTCGAATTGTTTAAAAACTTTAAGGGGGAGTGCATTGCGGGTACATTTAGCAAGACACAATCAAGCGATTTAGGACGCATTAACAAACTTGATCATTTCATTGTAGCCATGTAAATGTTATTCAGCAAGTCCAAGAACCTCTGCCAAAGAAATTAAAGTGACAACACTGAGACACCTCCTTCAAAGTTTAGATTATAAAAAAAAGGTTATTAATGATGCATGGACAGGATTATGATTTATATACTGTATGCATGCTAAATATTGTATACGAATTCAGATCCCAATTTTGGAATTAATTATTTACCTGTTCAATGAGATCACTTTTATTAACTGATGTTATAAATTAAGATGAATACTACTTTTTATGAAAGGGAGTTAATTTGCGCACTATTTGTGTTGAAGTCTTTGAATCACTCATAGTTTATCATATATTTCGCTTTTACTTTCTTTACGCTAATAGAACTTAATTCATATATGATGTAGCGTGTGAAATGATGATAAAGAATTGAACACGTTGATTATGTGAATATCcgtgataatctttcgcaaaccCCTATATTCAACCCAAAAAGCAGAGAATTCGAAGTGGTAAAATGATTATTGCCAAAATTGATGAATGACCATCCGAATTACATGTGAGGAATATAAATAACAACAGAAATTCAAACGGGCCATAAAAAGGCcatgggccaaacacaagcccaaaaacaaaatgcataaaacaTGGAAAAAACATTAAAGTGCTCGTAACTCCCACTAGAATCTGTTTTTTTGGGCTGAAACTTGGTCAAAGGTTGAACTCAAAATTCAAAACTCTCATTTGTAGTATTGAGTAATTACAACAAGTTTTAACTTGAAAACAGGTCGACTGAGCTTATATTTTAATCATAACGGGTCGaacgaaaaaagaaaaacatatctTAAAACAAAATGTCAGATTATTTACATGGGTAAAAGGTTCCTCAAGTGTACTTTTAATGCATAAACCCTGAATAGCCCAAAACTAAATGAACCAGGGTGTATTATAATGTGGAAACATTACAAGCTGCATCACAACACATGTTAAAAAATGAAGTAGGTTAGCCTCACCAAACATCCAATCCATTTACCCATAGCCCAATTTAGCctattttttttaatgaaaaagaTTCCCATTTGACCCATCCATTTTATCCTATTATTTTGAAAGATACCAGCTAACTATTTACTTGATCAAGTTCATTTGTTCACTCAATATACTTCAAAAACTTGAGAGAACTGAATCAATGTGGTCCAGCACTCATATTTTTTGAGTCAGCAAATTAATACAAAACACTCCGAAGATACGAACTTGAACATCTGCAAAATAAAAGTTGAAGATGATACTGGGGAACCCGCGCGTTGCTACGGAATAGATAATTCAGGACAAGAACATAATTCAAATGTTAATACAGTAAAAAAATCACACATAAGTTGGTAGAACTCATCAGTATCTTTATCCGCCTATATAAactatcaaaataaaaacaaggAATTAAAGGAGAGCATAATAAACGGTGAAAAATTATACATAAGGTTGCATCTAAAACTCGGCATAACAACTGAGAAGGGTGATTTGGATAAATTGGAGCTGGTGATGTTGTGTTCTATTTATGAAAGTATTTGCTCATTTATATAATACACTCCAAGTGGCTAATTCTATATcctaagttttaaaataaaactaggctaagagtatttacctttgcTATCAATTAAACTGCTAAATAAGTCTTTGAAACAAAGTCGTATTTCAAGTTGTATACCTAAGCACGATTATCTGGAAGACTCTATAGTCCAgaattaaacagatttatatatCCTTTAGAATGTTCATGAGtctttttgtaagttatattacttGACTCGTTACTTAGAATATTGTTCGGCTTCGCTGAATTAAGCGTTGACTGGGCAGAATGTGGTTTATACCCTACTGAGTGCGAAGCCTCGTTGGATATGGTTTATGTAACCAAACATTCTGATTTGTAATGATTTTGAAAAGTTTGAACCCAATTCGActagtttatatattttatatatattaaactaGTCATTTGCATAAACGCGACATCAGATGGTCAAATGGGTCTACGACAAGTCCTATATGTCAAAACATATTTCCAGATACTATAATTAGTTTCAAGGTTAGATTATGTGCCTCATAGGTTTTAAAACCATTTGTATGCCGTTGGGGCAATTTTGACATTTTTAAAAGTATATGTAGTGGATTTGTCGATTTACCCTCCAATTGGTATGCCCATACGATATAACCTCACAGGGTTATTCCCTATAATATTATAGTCACAAAACATGCTTTGATTGGGTTCAACGTAAACCAAAcaggtcagaatcgaaagtcaaagcaaaagtcaaactgcttgactttcgATATAGAATTAAAGTCTAAACCGAGTATGATGCGTTGCGCATGTCAAACTATGTTTTATTAGTCTATATAAACTGATATGATGTCAAAACGATTGTTTTAGATGGTTAAAGTTTAATTATCGCAAAACGCGTATTTACTAGTTTTGACTTTTAGATATAACATGCTTACCTCATCATTTTGACTACTTAACGTGATTTTCGGAGGGTATGATCGTAGGGGATTCATACCTTTGTTATTTCGATCATGTAGGAAAATTCAATtcgaactttgacttgaccataGTGGTAAGAattgaaagtcaaactgtttgactttcagttgaAATCTAACTAAATTAATGAAGTTGAACAAGGAGGAACACTAACAAGGATTGAGGAACTATAAAGAACACTTGAGAGTAGCTCTTAGTCTCCAGAGAAGCTCCAAGGAATAGATTTAGAGTGAGTTTGAAGGTATGAGTTCAAACAACACTATgatcacctatttatactaattcaAGAACACTCCAAATCATGACAAGTGTGATCTAAAGCTTTAGGAGGAGGGTTTGTGGCAATTGAGGTGTTCAAATGAGGTGAATTGGTGGCAATTTCGCGAGCTTGGTGGCAGCAAGAAAGTGCCAGCTGCTATTCTACTGTCTCTGtacctcttacggaccgtaagaggtGTCTTACGATCCGTAAGGGGTGTTTTTCACTGCCTTCAGATTtgaaccccttacggtccgtacgGGACCTCCATAAGCTGAATTTTGGcgttttgtcattttagtccttagACTTTATATCTTTCCCCTTTTTGACGTATTTGGTCCCTCTACTTCCTCAAATCAAAATTAAACAGAGAGTTTCGAACACGTGTCGCGTTATAATTCAATATATTTACGCGGGATGTTACAATACATATTTGTAGTTATTCACAAACAAATTATTAGTTTAGATTAGATGATCTAGGTCTACAAGTATATAACCTAATTTGGTTTGATCTGCAAcgattaaaaaaaacaaaaaaaaaaaaaactttatgttaggtatgaaaataaaaaaatgaataaataaaataCTACGATAATATAACATAAATATTTTATGTATTACGTATTTATCTATAGTTATGTATAGATTAATAATTTGGATAtattaatatgatataataacaATACGTATTTATTTGTTGTTGTGTATAGATTAATATATTGTATAttgatataataataataataataataataataataataataataataataataataataatatttactaaAGGAGAAAATGTCATataatctaaatattaataaaagactacaaataatgccacatggcattctctccttcaaccttataaattttatttatatttatttaatatatttattttaatattaataaccaatatataatatcgcttatctttatctttatctttattttaatattaataaattcaattaataattaataatattataaatatctaaatctaatatttaataaattattaatatctCTTAAAACTAATATGGAAATAATTAATTCATAAATATTAAACTAATCaaagaataataaataatttGAAAACATACCGTGCATTATGCAGATAATATATAAGTATTTAACCATTAACTAGAGTTTACTCTATTAATATAATAGTTtattcaagttttacaaaaatattttttttgagttaattacatagttagtccccatggtttgcacaaaataacatagttaggtactaatagtttaaaatcaccttctaaggtattaacttttcattttgtaacgtttgaaggtattaacttctagggtattaacatagttagtactcgtggtttgcacaaaataacatacttaggtactaatagaatgtgattttaaatctacaaataacgttaatacctccaaacgttacaaaataaaaagttaataccatggaatgtgattttaaactacataagtatgttactttgtgcaaaccacagggactacctatgtaattaactctttttttttgtaatttatggTGTTTTAGCTCATgtatagggttttttttttttcatttctaacccaaaacttttactcttttgcaatttaaatcctttgttttttacttttaacctaatgtttttcatcttttgcaatttaaccccaactctttttattttttaattttggtccaccatacttttcatcattCCCAAGTTTTcctttcgttctaaattttgtgagttaacgcactgCAACGTGCGTGTAGGGTTCTAACATTTTTTCGTGTATTTTTTCCTGTTTGGCCCATCGCAACACATCAATATTTCTCCATTTGACAAGTTCGGCGCAACGTGCGGGTTctggattgacttagttattttttctatattttacgtttcggtttaactTCTCTGCAACGAACGTGCGTGATTCAAATATTTTACGCCTGCTTTTCGCTCGCTTTTattttttccgtttttatttattttgtttttacgagcttttccgatGTTGGTGATCGTTGATAATGGTATAGCATTGATActatttgacaaagttttacgacaaccgctgcaacgcgggggcttaatactagtattaAAATAAATTTATGGAAGGAATGCCATTTCATATTAACTTGATGATTcctttattagtattagattagattagatacGTCCGTCTTAAAAATCCAAGAATCTCTAccaaattaatattaatatactAATATAAATGACACGTTGAGGTGATAAATTTCGTAAGGACACCGATATTCTGTTTGTATGAAAGAAATATAACAAATAAAATTAGATTTCAAATAATAATCACAATGATTTTTGTTACTTTATATGATTGAGATTAACTAATGAATCTATTTTTCTAGATTGATGTTATTTTCTTGGTACACACAATTATCTCATTAAAATATATATgactaataataataactaggaataacacccgcgcgcgttgcggcgcgggtacattgcAAACGTCGAATGAATTAGTCtaaacgttatgtgatgcgttaaccatatgaaaacgtgCATTTCGACATATCTGATCGAACtaaatgtaacctatataagcattgcgattagaccaaaacataaagtaaatcaaatttataccgtaCAGTCGTAACGTATTATATAGGATCCGACTTATAGATAGAAAACGTAATGGTATAACGGAAAAGCTGACACGTATAatcaaaagagattaattagaacttttgaaaaaaataaaccacaatttgactccgctcggttcgaaacaaaattAACGAAACATTCATAAAATAAACTCGGAAACAAATTATACTTGATCTCactcatttcccaaaaaagtttacgttgaaACATAcgccaactcgaatttataccgaaacgtatataaaaatatgcacataaaagctgttttttaaacaaaaagtattatatttgatctgactcgtttccagaaaaaagtttacgtcaaaacgtagagcaAATCGAATTCATACCAacacgtacataaaatatgcacgtaaaaataggttttttttaagtaaaggagGTATAGGGGTGAACTCGAAACAAATTATTTTTAGTaaaaaattaataggttaaataCGTTTGTAAAATCGTGCTAAGTATCCCCAATGCCACACAACCAACAACAGAAGAGCtcgtaaaataaataaataaataaataacattgAACGAAAAACATACGTAAATTTGTTGAATCACGCACACCCGTTGTGGTGTGTTAGTGCGGAGAAATTAGACCGAGACGTAAAACATAGAAAGAAAAAACTAAGTTGATTTAGGGTCCCGCGCATTGGAATGAACTTTTCGAGCGTAGAATAATATATGTGTTGCGACGGGcatgtcaaacgggaaaaacagacaaaaaatgttgaaccacagaGACACACAGTTGCGTCGTGTTGACTCGCGAAATTTTAAACGAAACGTAAAATGAAAAacttgtaaaagatgaaaagtataggggatgaaagttaaaaaataaaaaagtgttgTGATTAAATTGGAAATAATGAAAAACTTTgagttaaaaattaaaaacctaaagggattaaaataaaaagataaaaatctTTGGATTAAAAATGAAAGATCAAATATTTTTTTGAAACACACCCTATGCATATAGTACAACAacaaaagcaacaaaatgttgctTATTTATATGTGGTAATGACCAGAAATGCATCTAACATATAGACTAGCGGTGTACCGATCATGACTCCGTCATATTTATTCATAAGGGGAGTGGGGTGATATCATTTGTaaaaattccatcactcacaaacaTCCAATTAAGTTTCGTCATGTCATCAATcactattctatcactcacaagcttttTTTAGTGACGGTgatcatcactagtgatggaatttcctcactcacaactttttttaaatttttttttttaaattagaaattaacaataagtATTTGGTTTATAACCCTCTTAACTATCTTATTCAATTAAGTTTCGTCATGTCATCAATcactattctatcactcacaagcttttTTTAGTGACGGTgatcatcactagtgatggaatttcctcactcacaactttttttaaattttttttttaaattagaaattaacaataagtATTTGGTTTATAACCCTCTTAACTATCTTATTCAATTATTTATAGCATCTAtatcatagttgtcaatagcgatgGTTATGGTCGTTATAGTGACTAGCTGGGTCTATGCTCGCTATATATATAGGTCTGTAGCGATAGATAACGGccttaatttttttaatataaatagcaattagatatagctacAAAATAACTGAATTTTAGGTTTTTAATAAATGTATATTAAAACAACGTATATACCAAGGTATTTTgatatacatataaaaaattaAGTTTTGTTTTTCTAGTGCATCGCTATTTataaaagggttattggattttatcacccccaactatcagCCTTTGGCCGTTGCCACCTGCAACTAATACTTTGACACCCGGCACCCCCAACTTGACTTTTTGTTTGCAATGGCACCACCCAGTTAAATATGCACTAACTAGGTTTGTTTTTTGTGCGACGTGGCACAGGTTTGCTGAGTTGGAGATGATTACGTGGCAATGACGTGTCATatccctcttcttcttcttctttataACACAGAAAGTCCCATAAAACCCTAATTTCCTCATCCATCATCTGTGTTGCATTTTCTCATAACCTTAATCTAAACATAATCGATGAGCACAGACACCCCCACAACCATCACCACCTGCACCTCATGCAAACACCACCTCCTCCTGCCACCACTGGCACTGTCACAACCACCCTACTTCACCACCTCAACAACAAATCAAAATCGAAACAAAGATTTCAATCTCACCTCCGTTCTTCAAAACCTAAAGGGTAACTAAATCTCTAATCTTTATCTTAATTTGCACTTAACCCACAATCATTCTGTCAATTTATGACCTATTTTCATCTTTCTGATCAAATCTCAGAGCTTACAATGCCACCATCGGAAACCCCACTTCGCCAGAAGAAAAACAAGTCTCCGGCGACCGGAAAGTCTTCTCACAATCCCACCGCCGCAAGCGACGGAGGAATTCGCTGGCCCTTGATTCAAAACAATTGTTATACTCTTGCAATATTGACAAAGATCTTCAGGCTGTGACATCGTCTGCTGGGATGAATAATCCGAACAGCGAAGCACATGAGGAGAAGGCAATTGCAGGTACAACAGCTAATGCATAAGGTACAACTGTAATTAACGTAACTCCATCGGTTTCTCTTCCTGCGAAAGAAAAACAGAGAAATCCTAAGGTGTAGAGCTGAAACGCAAACAACTAATTAACCGATAACACAAACATCTAGCAACGATCTTCTTCAAAAATACCGCAAAATCAAACACAAACGATGAATAAACCGATAACACAATCATCtaacaacatttttttttttcaaaaatacagCAAAATCGATGATTCAAACTGAAAGTAAACCGATGTATTACCTGTATGGAATCGTGTGAGAGCAAATGGAGGATTGAAATGAATGGATTATAGAGACGTATGTATAGAGGTGGGATATAAAGGAAGGGGGAGTTGGAATTTTTTGTCAGAGAAATCTGGCTTTGTTTAATGAGGTGTAGGGAAAAGAGAGAGAGATGTGCCATGTAATCGCCATGTCACTGTCCATCTCATTAAGTCTGTGCCACATAGGATCAGAAACAAACCCAGTTAGTAAAGATTTAACTGAGTGGTGCCAGCACAAACTAAAAGTCAAGTTGGGGGTGCCGGGTATCAAAGTGTTAGTTGGGGGTGGCAACGGTCAAAGGccgatagttgggggtgataaaatccaataaccctttataAAATAGTGTCCACttttatcgctattcgctataTAGGTATATTATCATCATTTGTCGATATTCAACATTAACAACTAtgatctatatctatatctatatctataataAACAATTTGGAAGCAACATTTGtgatataataaaaaaaacaatcgTTAAGATGAAACTGAGAACTCAAGTAATCAAAATTGGAATAAAAAACGTATACTAACCTTGATTGCAGCCACAATTGGAATAAGCAAAACCCTAATAGGTCAACACTTTAATAATAAAGATGACATAGAGCAAAACAACGTAAAGAAAAGGCACGATAGTTGATACAAACTCATCTTGATCTTTACCAAGTTTTATAGAAGATTGGAAAAAACGATAACCACATAAGAGAGAGGGTTAAGGTTTGGAAGTTAATGTCGCGTATGGAAgaagttgaagaagaagaagaataggGTCTAAAATAAGTGGGTCGGGTCTGCGTGTTGCCCCATATCGCTATTTGGACCTTGAGTGGGGAAAACAAAAAATAGTCGCCCTTATTAAGTGACACATTTGTTAAAGCAGGTTTCATTTATTAGagatagagaaaaatgcccggatagtccctgtggtttcgcattttttcacctatagtccccaactttctaaaactacctgaatagtccccaacttttcattttttgttcccggatagtccctgggtctaacttcagtttgttttctctgttaagtgggtgtgaaatgaccaatttaccctttcctttaaaaggccaaaccacatggactatccgagcatcttcttcatttttagagaaaaaccccaccaccacacttcatcttcaacctccacccaccatcaccctcctccaccgtCACCGCCAACGACCTGCCATGTTCTCATCTTTCTTCCAGTCAGATTTAACCCACCTGTTCTCCCATCCATCTGTTGAAAAATATTGAATTATATAGATAGATTAGCACAACAAAAGTTCAACTGAAACACTAAAGTTTACACATGCATTATCAAATATGAATCTGCTGATGATAGTTTTTTTACTAAATTTGACAAATGATTGTCATCGTTGACCCATATTTACCACTCTACTGAGCTGATCTATGATATAAAAACAAACAGATCTACTCACAAATAATCCTAACATGAGAACAACTAGTAACAATACCACCATTAACGATTGCAATCAACATAAATCCTTCTCACAGAGCAAAAACCAAAATATTAAGCTAAAACCTCAGTGACGTATATCAACCTACCTCATATTCTCATCCACAACTACAATTTTACGCATCGATTAACAATCTAACCTAACCGAAACAGATCCGGATCGTAGGCAAATCTGAAC from Helianthus annuus cultivar XRQ/B chromosome 7, HanXRQr2.0-SUNRISE, whole genome shotgun sequence includes the following:
- the LOC110867315 gene encoding arp2/3 complex-activating protein rickA, giving the protein MEDHLNCILDCPYLFQEKNIEELKHSLWSTTMELEANRIRVQEQIKARDAQLTQLKHLLNNAVSERNEARNNYQSLLLDKLLLQHQLHHQTTTALPHSSVSCVEDDPISEESIENPVQVPQVPTKGLPENGKFLEAVMNAGPLLQNLLLAGSLPNWRQPPPPLDGLQIPSPPLVVPTRPAHHLLSQDYLHNVSSNCLFKKKRGISEDTVSSTNTKYQRISLNYDK